CAGGTTTAAATACAAAGAAATTACAGAACATTACTTGAGTTAATTACCAATATTTTTTCGTGTTTTCAATTTTTCGTGCTTTCGTGATAGTTTTTTTTATTCATTTATATCTCTGTGATCTCCGTGTGCTCTGTGGTAAAATTCAAATTTACATCACGGAGCTGGAGTCAAAACAAATACTGACGGCGAAATTGAAGCATCTGCCCAGTATCTGTTGATATTAAGCTGAAACCCGTCTCCATTTGCGCCTGAAAAAAAAAGCCGGGATGGGACAAGATAGCTGTTAATATTTTGCATGCCGATAAACTCTGCCTGGTACAACAATAAGCCGTTTAGATCAAACATCTCGATTTTTCGCACAGTTGTCTTGGTTTCATCAAGGTATATCTTCTCAACAACATTCTCCCAATCCTTTTTTAAAACAAGGAGATATCCATCCCTGGATCTGTTTTTTTTAATCATTGCAGAATCATGTTCAGCAACCGGAATCCGGCCGGCTAAAATTGAAACAATGTCGCGGGATCTGATCGGGATTGAAATGAATTTTTTCAGGGTGGAATTTTGGGAAGGTTTTTTATAAAAACGCTGATCATCAATATACGATAGAAAATAGAGCCACGTGCCATCGCATGCAAGACTGGCAACCGGTTGCCCGGAAAGGCTGCGCATCACAAACCTGATTTTATCAGGCTCTGATCCGACCAATGCGATATTGGAGATAAGCCCTTTTTTACCTTTTCCCCAAAAAGTGACCTTTCCTGTGCCCTTGAATGTTTTTAGCTCATTGTTTTTACTTTTCAGGGATAAAAGCAGATTTGAGGCTTCATGTAAATCTTCGGGAACCGATGATTTCATCCCTGAAATGCCGCTGCATGCGGAAAGAAAAAAACCAGCGGCAAAAAGAATAATCGCATATTTCATTTTTATCAGGCGCCTTATCTCCGAGGCATACGCTGCAATGTTTTTACCACGAAGAGCACGAAGTGAACTGGAATAAAAAAAACTTTCGTGTTCTTCGTGGTGATTAATAATAAAATCTCTAATCCCTGATACCCCCAGCCTCCTGATTTAACTCCTGTATCTTCTTTTCAAGTTCGGTTTTATCATCTTTCTTGTTTAAAAGAGACCGCTTGTAAAATTTAAGAGCATTTGCCCTGTTGTCTGTTTTTATGTGGGCATCTCCTAAGTGCTCCAGTATGGCAGGATCGTCAGGAACCAGACCGACCGCCTTTTCCAGATATTTTATTGCCTTTTTGAAATCCCCTTTTTTAAAATATACCCATCCAAGGCTGTCTATAATGTAGCCGTCGTCAGGCTTGTATTTTAATGCCTCCTTGATTAGACGTTCGGCCTCATCAAGATTTTTTCCCAAATCAGCATAAGTATAACCAAGATAGTTCAATGCATTGGCATTTTTCGGGTCAAGACTTATCACGGCCTTCATCTCTTTTATTGAATCATCTTTTCTGCCCCACTTGTCATAAACAATTCCCAGGCGAAAATGGAGATTGCTGTTGTCTAAATCGATTTCAAGAGCCTGTTTAAGCGTTTTTTCCGCATTTTCATATTCTTTGGTTTCCTCATAAAATGTGCCGAGATAGAGCATAAGCTCAGAATCGTCAGGATTATTTTTAATAATATCATTTAAATAAATTATAGCGTCCTTAATCTTTCCCTGGTTCTGGTATAAAAAGGCGATATTAATAACAGCCTCCCGATAAAACCTTGAATCAGGCATCACCTTTTTAAAATGCATGATGGCTGCCGTATTATCTTTCTTGCCGTCACAGACTGCGCCCATAACATAATTTATATCCGAGCTGTCAGAAGCGCCTTTTAACATGCCATTTAAAACAATCAATGCCTCGTCATATTTCTTTTTATTCAGATATATCTGAATAACCTTAACTATAATATCCGTATCAGATAAACTCTTTGCGCCAAGCTCCTTTAATAAGTTTTCAGATTCCTCTTGCATCCCGTTTTTGTAATAATAATAGCCAAGCTCAATGGCAGCCCATATATTTTTTGGATTTCTCTCCAGAATATCCTCGAATACCTGAATAATATTTTCATCCTTTCCTGTCTTTTTATACAGGTTTATCAATTCCAATTGCGGTTCTTCAAGTTCGGGTCTGAGCTCTAATGTTTTTTTGAATTCTTTTTCAGCATTTAACAAATCTCCCTGCTCTGCATAAATCTTTCCCATAAAAAAATGGCCCGTATATGAACCGGGAAAATTCTCAATCAGGCGCTCATATACCCGCAAAGCTTCAGTCAGGTTGCCCTCTTCAATATAAAGACTGCCAAGCAATAAATAGGTGTTTTTTTCTTTTGGATCAGCAGCAATAACCTTTTTATAGGCTTTTTCCGCATCATAAATATGTTTTAAATCCTGCTTTATCCTTCCGTACATAATAAGGGTTGCAATGTTTTCAGGATCTTTTTTCAGCGCCTCTTCTATGACGCTTAATGCTTTTCCCCTTTCTTTCCGAATAAAATAAAGATTGGCGAGATCTCTTCGCAAATATAAAGAATCCGGATCCCTTTCTATTGCTTTTATGAGATATAAAACAGCTTTATCCGGATTGCCCATTCTTATTTGCAACTGTGACTCTACATAGTAATAATAGGATCCATCAGATTTATATGTATCGGGCGGTTTTTTTGCAACCGGCTCTACCGTCTTAATATGCAAAGCGCAGCCTGAAGATAGCAGGACAGCCATAATGCAAAGGATCGGTTTTAAAAAATAAGCTCTCATTTATCCTCTTTCCATATATATTTCACCACGAAGAACACGAAGAAATTAATTTTATAATCGATGTTCATCTTTTACACATTACTCGTTGCAAATTTCCCCTTTTGCGCCTTAGCGCCTTTGCGTGAGCAATCCCTAAATCCCTAAATTCCCCAATTTCTTAATCAATATAAGATTTAAGGTCAGGTAGTTCCTGCTTAAAATATTCCTTTATTTTCTTTATTACATTCTTTTCAACCTGGCGAACACGTTCCCTTGATATGCCGTAACGGTCACCGATTTCCTGCAGAGTAACAGGTGAATCTGAAAAAATGCGCAACTCAAATATTTCAAGCTCTCTTTTTGTCAATTTTTCTCTGAATTTCACAATTTTATTATGAAGAAGCGATTCTATCTCCTTTTTTGCCATCTCTTCTTCCACAGATCTGGACGGCATCTTCAGAATCTCTATTCTTTCAGTATCTGTATCATCCTTTAAAGGGGCATCCAGAGATATATCCCAGCCATCAAGCCTCTGGTCCATATCCACGATTTCCCGCTCAGATACACCCAGTCTTTCTGAAAGCAGCTTTGGTTTTGGATCAAAACCCTCTTCAATCAGTTTTTGTTTTTCCTTTTTCAGCTTAAAAAAAAGTTTTCGCTGCCCTTGCGTGGTGCCGATTTTAACAAGACGCCAGTTATCCATGATAAATTTGAGAATATATGCCTTTATCCAGAAAGAGGCATAATATGAGAACTTAACATTCTTGTAAGGATCAAATTTTCTTACAGCCTGCATAAGCCCTATATTTCCTTCCTGGATCAGATCTAAAAGATTCTGCATCCATACACGCTGAAACTCCAGAGCTATCTTTACAACAAGCCTGAGGTTTGAAGTCACTAAATTATAAGCCGCTTCCGAATCATCATGCTCCTGAACCCTTATTCCAAGCTCTCTTTCCTGATCCCTGGTTAACAGCTTGTATTTGCCTATCTCAGACAAATATCGCTGAAGAGGATCAAACTTGACAAGAGAGTTGCCCGGGCTTTTCTCTTTATTTTCTTTTTTTATATCAATATTCATTTTAGTTGATGCAAAGGGTTCGAGGATTAAATTAATAAAAATCTCAATTCAAACAAAATATGTCAATGAAAATAAGAGCAGGCTTTATGTTTTTTATAGACACAAAATTAAATATTTGTTAATAATTAATTTTTTAAATCCTGAACATCTTGTTAATCCTGTCAAAAAAGCTCTTTTGCGCGCCTGTAGCTCAGATGGATAGAGCAACGGACTTCTAATCCGTAGGTCGCAGGTCCGAATCCTGCCAGGCGCACCACAAAAAAGTACCTAAAATTATTATACACCTTTGGCGTGTTAATTTATAGCTTTTAAAAACAAAAAGCCATGATCACGGCAATAACCCGTGATCATGGCTTATAACTTCCCCTAAACCCCCTTTAAAACTGCGGGGTATACTCCGGCACAACCTCCTGCAATTTTGTCTTTATGCCTTTCTCGTCCTGATCTTTGGCAAGATTAATCAATTCCTTTATTTTATTATTTAAAATCGTCAGATTACACTCATCTCCCTTAAGAATCATAATCTTTTTATGCTTTGTCGGTACAATGCCCTCTCCTTTGGTAATCAATTCCTCATAAAGTTTTTCTCCAGGCCTGAGCCCGATATAATTAATCATGATATCCTCATCAGGCTCAAATCCGGAAAGACGGATCAGATCTCTTGCCATATCGTCAATCTTAATCGGCACACCCATGTCCAGCAGCAATATTTCTCCTCCCTTGCCCATGGCGCCGGCCTGCAAAATAAGCTGGCTTGCTTCAGGAATAGTCATAAAATAGCGGGTAACATCAGGATGCGTAACTGTAACAGGGCCTCCCTTTTCTATCTGCTTTTTGAAAAGAGGCACCACGCTGCCGACACTTCCAACAACATTGCCGAATCGAACAATAATAAATTCTGTCGCGGACGTACTCAATCCATTACAACTCTGCGTCAGCATTTCAGCCACCCGCTTTGAAGCCCCCATGACATTTGTCGGCCTCACTGCTTTATCGGTTGACACAAAAACAAACCGTTTAACATTAAACTTTTTTGCGGCATTTATCAGATTTGCGCTGCCCGCGATATTGTTCTCCACTGCCTTCCAGGGTTGCAATTCAAGCATAGGTACATGTTTGTATGCGGCAGCATGAAAAATCATCTGAGGCTTGTAAGCTTCAATTGCTTTTTCAAGCTCATGTTTATCCTGAATATCCGCCAGTAAAGGCACGACTATTACATTACTGAAACTCTGTTTAAGCTCCAGCTCAATTTCACACAAAGGGCTTTCGGCTATCTCATAAAGCATAACCAGTTTTGGTCGAAACCTGCAGATCTGCCTGCAGAGTTCAGAACCGATGGAACCGCCCGCTCCGGTTACCATAACGCACTGCCCATTGATGTGAGCGCCTATCTGTTCCTCGTCCAGCAAGATTGCTTCCCGTCCCAGCAGATCTCTGTAAGCCACCTCTCGAATCGCGTTTATTGTCACCCTTCCATCAATCAGCTCTCCCATGCCGGGTACGGTCTTAAACGCAATGCCACTTTCCTTGCAATGGGCCACAATGGTTCGCATCTGCCTTGAGGTGGCTGACGAAATTGCTATAAGGGTTTCATCAACCCTTGCCTGCTTTGCAACCGCCTTGATATCTTTTATGCAACCAAGCACCGGAATACCGTGGATTTTTTTCCCAATCTTTACCGGATTATCGTCAAGGAATCCAACCACATTATATTTAAGCCGCGCATTATCCCTTAATTCTCTGAATATTTTTTCCGCGCAGTCGCCGGCGCCGATAATAAGCAGCCTCTTTCTGCTCGACACTTTTTTTATAAAGGGGCTCGAAAGAATCTGTTTTATAACGTTCCAGAATTTATCGTTGCCGAAATGCTCAAAATACAAGCGGACGCTCAGTCTGAATGCGGAAATAAAAAGAATCGTAAAACACCAGTCAATAACAAAAACCGAACGGGCAAAGCCTTCAAACCTGGTTTTAAAAAGAATAATACTAATAATAAGGAGAGAGGCTATGGTTGCTGCCTTGATGATATTTATCAGATCAGCAATGCTTGTATAGCGCCACATGCCGCGATACAGGTCAAAAAAATAAAAACAGACAAACTTGGCTATCAATATAAGGGGTAATATCTTCTTGAATGCCTGTAATGTTTTAGCATCAATAACAAAATCAAATCGCACAAGGTGGGCGGCATAGAAAGAGCCGATCAATAGAAGAATATCTATTATTAGAATAACAAGAAAATTTTTATAAAGCAGTCTGATTTTCATATTTTTTTATTTACCGCAAAGTCCCGAAAAACACAAAGAAATTTATTTTTTCTCTTCCCATTCAACATTAAAAATTCAAAATTATCCTTAATCCCACAATTCCTTCAACTCAACATTCAAAATTCAACATTCAAAATTATCCTTAATCCTCTAATCCCTAATCCCTAATCCCCTAATTTATCTGCCCTCTAAGCCATGCCCACCCCAGGCCCAGATATTCATAAAACACCCTCTCCATCTTGCGAAGACTGTCCGCATTTGGAAAGAAAATATTCGGGCTGATTCCCCGGCTTTCTTTAACCATGTAATCTGTTGGAGCAGGTATCGGCTTCATGCCCGGTTTTCGGAAAAGAGCCATTGAGCGTGGCATATGCGAAGCGGATGTTACTAATATGAATCTTTCATCCCCAACTATTTTGTGAATTAACCGTGCCTGATCTTTAGTGTCTTTTGAAAGCTCCTCCAGAATGAGCTTATCGGCCCCTATCCCCATAACCTTAGCTACGCCCGCCATTACCGAGGCATTAGATACTGGATCATACACCCCGCTACCTGATAATATTAACCTGCTTTCCGGAAGTTTCTTGTGAATTCTAACACCTTCCAGCAAGCGGGAAAGAGAGGAATCCCCTATTTGGCCGGTTACAGGTAACTTTGGGTCTGAATTATGGCCGCCACCTAAAACAACTATCCATTTAACATCAGAAAATTGATGTAAATCCATAACAGGAGGGTATTTATATTCCAGCGGCTTCAAACAGATATCAGACATGCTGCTGTAGCTTAACAGGCCAAGTAAAAGAGCGCCGATAAAAACAAGGACTTTCCCGGCCTTTTGCCTGCGGGTAAACCAGAGCAGAAAAATCCCAAGTATCAGAATTTCAAGAATAATCGATAATGGAAACAATAACGGCGCAACTATTTTCTTAAATAAAAACATTTTCCTCTATCCTCTTTCCTATTCCCTCTTTCCTCTTCCATTGTTTCAAAAATGCGTCCAGGTCCGTGTCCTTCCGAATCCCCAGCCGTGTGAGAGCGAAATCATACTTGACAGGATCCTCAGAGACAATCGTTCTGAACGCGGCTGTTATCTCCGTAGCGGCGCGCATGTCTGCCTGCTTTCGCTCTGTTAATTTGAGCGAGCGGCAAATTCTATGCATATGGGTATCAAGAGGAATTATCAGCATGGAAGCCGGAATATTGTCCCATCCTCCAGGATCCACCTCGTCTTGCCTTACCATCCAACGGAGGAAAAGATTCAGTCTCTTGCACGCGCTTCCCATTGCCGGTGAAGGCAGGAGGCTGTTGCGCCTCCCGTCAGACTCGACAGTCAATTCCTTCACAAAGCCTGAAAGCGCCGGAAGAATCGTATCGTGATCATCGGTCAGATAAGTTGCAAAACACGCGTGAAGAGAACCGTATCGCTCGATAACGCGCTTGATTCCGAAGAGCATTATAGCGAGATCCTCTCCGGTGGTAAACCTGTGTTTAAAACCTTCAAATATCTTGAGGAGCGATTCACGTGAAGCATGCCTCAAAAATCTCGATGGAAACGGCATGTGTTCAAAAACAGAGGAAACGCTTTTCAGTATCTGAGCAACCCTGCCGTAAGCAAGCGAAGAGGCGACAAGCCCCACTATCTCCCGGTCACGAACATCCTTATAATTGTATAGGAACTCAAGCGGGTCAGGGTGGACAAACTCACGCCGGTTATACCGCGCGTATAGCTCATCAAGTATTTCTTTATTTATTATTAGCGACATGAGACCTTGGCCAGGTCGCTCACACGGCAAACAACCAGCTTGCGATTCAGATAGATTTCAACTTCGGCGTTATCACTCAAAAAGCCTTCAAGCTTTGCACGGGATATGTCGGCTCCAAGCAACCCCATCACCCATACAGCCAGCCCTCTTACCGTAGCATCCTTGGATTCAAGATACGGCCCAAGGTAGATTCCGGCATCTTTTGCCAGCATTAGAGCTGATCTCGCCTGCGCCAATCTCCCTGCACCCCAGATCACACCACGCTGCAATAGTTCATACTCGAGAAAGCCGGCCTCCTCCCGCATATAGGAAATAAGTATGTGGACGTATTCTTTGGCAAGGCCCTCATGACAGGCCATGATTTCAGCCATGGCTTCAGGAGCACCCCAGCCGATGCCGCCTGACTCGTCGTTGAGCATCCACATGAGCCGGCGCATTACAACACGGCCGGACTCCATATCCTTTTCTGCCAGATTCGCAACAATTACGCCCATGGCCGTGACAGCACGCCATTTTATTTTCTGATCGGTATGGCAAAGAAAAGAAAAAAGTGGATTAACCACTTGACGACCCGGCAAACGACACAATTCATCCAATGCCCGCTCAAAATCGTCATGACCGAGAAGGTCTAAAACCTTGCGTTTGAGGACCCGACTACCCAATGTATGTTGGAGCTGCCTTTGGCGCCTTTCCGCCTTTTATTTCGCGATAATAGGCATAGGTCATGGGTTCTCCATCTTTAAGAATTTGAGCGTCAACCACCTTCCCCATAAACACAACATGCGTTATCATATCAAGAGAATTGATAATTTCTGCTTCTAAGTATCCGATGGAGTTCTCCAGGACTATGGGCGTACCGGTGGCTCCGATCTTGTAAGCCACGCTTTCAAACTTGTCGATCTCCCGGCCGGACTTGAATCCAAAATGGCCGATAAATTTCATAGGGGTTTCCACGGAAAGTATCGAAACCGAGAACAGTTTGCTTTCAAGAATAAAGTCGTGGGTCAAATTATGCTTATTTATGCTTACAGCGACCATGGGAGGTTTTGACGTTATTTGAAAAACCGTATTGGCAATCTGCCCATTAAACCTTTTACCTTTTTTTGAACTTACAACATACATTCCATAACTAAGTTTGTGAAATGTCTCAGGCTCCATTCTTTCTCCTTACTGTCTTTTCACACCTGTTCTACCCCTCTTCTTATTTTTCCAGCCCCTCCAGAGCCTTTACAAGATCCTCCAAGCGGGGTCTCTTGTTGATATTGTGAACATCGATGTAACGAATAATGCCTTTTTTATCTATGACAAACAGGGACCGCTCTGAAACTCCGTCTGAACGTAACACCCCATACTTGTCGGCCACGGCCCCGTGGTGCCAGAAGTCGGAAAGCACAGGAAACCATAAATCCCCCATCTGATTGGTCCATGCAAACAGGGTTGGAATATTGTCTACGGTAATGCCAAGCAAAATAGTGTCATGATCGTCAAAAATGCTTTTCACAATATTGTAGCCCGGCCACTGATCCGAACAGACAGGTGTCCATGCAGCAGGGACAAAGGAAAGAACTACATTCTTTTTCCCTGAATAATCGCCGAGTGAAATCCTGCCTTCTGAAACAGACGGGAGCGTGAAGTCGGGCGCTCGATCCCCTACTCTAACCTTTTGCACACTGTCTGTGGGTTTCAGCATTCCAGGATTATAAATATTCCCCTTGTAGGCATCTGAAATACCGTAGGAATAGTCATACACACCGGCGCTTAAGAAAAAAATTACTGTGAACCCAAATGCCAAAATTAGATTTCTCTTCTTTCTCATGGAACACCTCCTATTTTAATCCGGACAATTTAAGCATCATTTGCAAAAACGTCTCAGCCTTGTCAAAGCCCCCAAGTTTGGAATAAAAGACTTTATGGGTTCCGTCTTCATTGATTTTCACACCTATAAAGTATGGTGTTCTTACATCGCCCAGGCTCTTATGAATGGAGAAATTCTCATCTGCAAAAAGGGGGAACGGGATTTTATATTGCCCCCTGAAGACCTCGATTTCAAAGGAAGAATTTCCAGCCCCGATCCCAATCAATTTGATTTTGCCTTTTAGATTCTTGTTGCTTTCTATTATGCGATACAGGCTGTTTACGTTAGGCGCCTCCCGCTGACAAAAAGGGCAGTACATGCTGAAAACTTCTATGATGACCACATTGCCCTTGATCTCCGGTACTTTGAAAAAATTACCCTTGGAAAGGCCAAGATAGTTTCTATAAGCCTGTACTTCGGGCACGGAAAGGGTTATTTCCGGCAGCACGCCGCCGGTTGGGGGCGGCGATGTGGCTGCCAGGACGCGGGGAGTTAACATCACTGCAAAGATGGCAAAAGCTGTTAAAAAATAAGTTGTTGTTCTTTTCATGGTCTTTACCTCCTTGGAGATTAAATAAAAAGAAGTTACCTGACCTGGAAATTCCGCAACCGCAACGAATTGCTGACTACGGAAACTGAACTCATGGCCATTGCGGCTGCTGCAAATACAGGATTCAAGAGTATCCCCAAAAACGGATATAGCACCCCTGCTGCAACCGGAATTCCGAGGCTGTTGTAAAAAAATGCCCAAAAAAGATTCTGTTTGATCACCCTCATTGTTTGAAAGGAGAGCTTAATCGCATTGGGAACGGAGCGCAGGTCGCTCGTGATGAGGGTAATATCACTCGCTTCCAAAGCCACATCAGTCCCCGCCCCGATAGCGATTCCGATATCGGCTGTGGTTAACGCAGGAGCATCATTAATTCC
This genomic window from Anaerolineae bacterium contains:
- a CDS encoding DUF4292 domain-containing protein — its product is MKYAIILFAAGFFLSACSGISGMKSSVPEDLHEASNLLLSLKSKNNELKTFKGTGKVTFWGKGKKGLISNIALVGSEPDKIRFVMRSLSGQPVASLACDGTWLYFLSYIDDQRFYKKPSQNSTLKKFISIPIRSRDIVSILAGRIPVAEHDSAMIKKNRSRDGYLLVLKKDWENVVEKIYLDETKTTVRKIEMFDLNGLLLYQAEFIGMQNINSYLVPSRLFFSGANGDGFQLNINRYWADASISPSVFVLTPAP
- a CDS encoding tetratricopeptide repeat protein, whose product is MRAYFLKPILCIMAVLLSSGCALHIKTVEPVAKKPPDTYKSDGSYYYYVESQLQIRMGNPDKAVLYLIKAIERDPDSLYLRRDLANLYFIRKERGKALSVIEEALKKDPENIATLIMYGRIKQDLKHIYDAEKAYKKVIAADPKEKNTYLLLGSLYIEEGNLTEALRVYERLIENFPGSYTGHFFMGKIYAEQGDLLNAEKEFKKTLELRPELEEPQLELINLYKKTGKDENIIQVFEDILERNPKNIWAAIELGYYYYKNGMQEESENLLKELGAKSLSDTDIIVKVIQIYLNKKKYDEALIVLNGMLKGASDSSDINYVMGAVCDGKKDNTAAIMHFKKVMPDSRFYREAVINIAFLYQNQGKIKDAIIYLNDIIKNNPDDSELMLYLGTFYEETKEYENAEKTLKQALEIDLDNSNLHFRLGIVYDKWGRKDDSIKEMKAVISLDPKNANALNYLGYTYADLGKNLDEAERLIKEALKYKPDDGYIIDSLGWVYFKKGDFKKAIKYLEKAVGLVPDDPAILEHLGDAHIKTDNRANALKFYKRSLLNKKDDKTELEKKIQELNQEAGGIRD
- a CDS encoding RNA polymerase factor sigma-32 codes for the protein MNIDIKKENKEKSPGNSLVKFDPLQRYLSEIGKYKLLTRDQERELGIRVQEHDDSEAAYNLVTSNLRLVVKIALEFQRVWMQNLLDLIQEGNIGLMQAVRKFDPYKNVKFSYYASFWIKAYILKFIMDNWRLVKIGTTQGQRKLFFKLKKEKQKLIEEGFDPKPKLLSERLGVSEREIVDMDQRLDGWDISLDAPLKDDTDTERIEILKMPSRSVEEEMAKKEIESLLHNKIVKFREKLTKRELEIFELRIFSDSPVTLQEIGDRYGISRERVRQVEKNVIKKIKEYFKQELPDLKSYID
- a CDS encoding nucleoside-diphosphate sugar epimerase/dehydratase, producing the protein MKIRLLYKNFLVILIIDILLLIGSFYAAHLVRFDFVIDAKTLQAFKKILPLILIAKFVCFYFFDLYRGMWRYTSIADLINIIKAATIASLLIISIILFKTRFEGFARSVFVIDWCFTILFISAFRLSVRLYFEHFGNDKFWNVIKQILSSPFIKKVSSRKRLLIIGAGDCAEKIFRELRDNARLKYNVVGFLDDNPVKIGKKIHGIPVLGCIKDIKAVAKQARVDETLIAISSATSRQMRTIVAHCKESGIAFKTVPGMGELIDGRVTINAIREVAYRDLLGREAILLDEEQIGAHINGQCVMVTGAGGSIGSELCRQICRFRPKLVMLYEIAESPLCEIELELKQSFSNVIVVPLLADIQDKHELEKAIEAYKPQMIFHAAAYKHVPMLELQPWKAVENNIAGSANLINAAKKFNVKRFVFVSTDKAVRPTNVMGASKRVAEMLTQSCNGLSTSATEFIIVRFGNVVGSVGSVVPLFKKQIEKGGPVTVTHPDVTRYFMTIPEASQLILQAGAMGKGGEILLLDMGVPIKIDDMARDLIRLSGFEPDEDIMINYIGLRPGEKLYEELITKGEGIVPTKHKKIMILKGDECNLTILNNKIKELINLAKDQDEKGIKTKLQEVVPEYTPQF
- the elyC gene encoding envelope biogenesis factor ElyC — its product is MFLFKKIVAPLLFPLSIILEILILGIFLLWFTRRQKAGKVLVFIGALLLGLLSYSSMSDICLKPLEYKYPPVMDLHQFSDVKWIVVLGGGHNSDPKLPVTGQIGDSSLSRLLEGVRIHKKLPESRLILSGSGVYDPVSNASVMAGVAKVMGIGADKLILEELSKDTKDQARLIHKIVGDERFILVTSASHMPRSMALFRKPGMKPIPAPTDYMVKESRGISPNIFFPNADSLRKMERVFYEYLGLGWAWLRGQIN
- a CDS encoding TIGR02757 family protein gives rise to the protein MSLIINKEILDELYARYNRREFVHPDPLEFLYNYKDVRDREIVGLVASSLAYGRVAQILKSVSSVFEHMPFPSRFLRHASRESLLKIFEGFKHRFTTGEDLAIMLFGIKRVIERYGSLHACFATYLTDDHDTILPALSGFVKELTVESDGRRNSLLPSPAMGSACKRLNLFLRWMVRQDEVDPGGWDNIPASMLIIPLDTHMHRICRSLKLTERKQADMRAATEITAAFRTIVSEDPVKYDFALTRLGIRKDTDLDAFLKQWKRKEGIGKRIEENVFI
- a CDS encoding HEAT repeat domain-containing protein, encoding MGSRVLKRKVLDLLGHDDFERALDELCRLPGRQVVNPLFSFLCHTDQKIKWRAVTAMGVIVANLAEKDMESGRVVMRRLMWMLNDESGGIGWGAPEAMAEIMACHEGLAKEYVHILISYMREEAGFLEYELLQRGVIWGAGRLAQARSALMLAKDAGIYLGPYLESKDATVRGLAVWVMGLLGADISRAKLEGFLSDNAEVEIYLNRKLVVCRVSDLAKVSCR
- a CDS encoding flavin reductase family protein — protein: MEPETFHKLSYGMYVVSSKKGKRFNGQIANTVFQITSKPPMVAVSINKHNLTHDFILESKLFSVSILSVETPMKFIGHFGFKSGREIDKFESVAYKIGATGTPIVLENSIGYLEAEIINSLDMITHVVFMGKVVDAQILKDGEPMTYAYYREIKGGKAPKAAPTYIG
- a CDS encoding peroxiredoxin, which encodes MRKKRNLILAFGFTVIFFLSAGVYDYSYGISDAYKGNIYNPGMLKPTDSVQKVRVGDRAPDFTLPSVSEGRISLGDYSGKKNVVLSFVPAAWTPVCSDQWPGYNIVKSIFDDHDTILLGITVDNIPTLFAWTNQMGDLWFPVLSDFWHHGAVADKYGVLRSDGVSERSLFVIDKKGIIRYIDVHNINKRPRLEDLVKALEGLEK
- a CDS encoding TlpA disulfide reductase family protein → MKRTTTYFLTAFAIFAVMLTPRVLAATSPPPTGGVLPEITLSVPEVQAYRNYLGLSKGNFFKVPEIKGNVVIIEVFSMYCPFCQREAPNVNSLYRIIESNKNLKGKIKLIGIGAGNSSFEIEVFRGQYKIPFPLFADENFSIHKSLGDVRTPYFIGVKINEDGTHKVFYSKLGGFDKAETFLQMMLKLSGLK